In Pseudomonas sp. Leaf58, one DNA window encodes the following:
- a CDS encoding DUF4010 domain-containing protein: MLDAVNVGHGAVALGIGMLVGLERERKKGRNEDHAAAGLRTFAITALLGFVSMFLAGALLVAVASLGLVLMLCMHYRKHADKDPEVTSEIALLLVLTLGALSLSEPELAAAAGVVLTVLLALRRELHHFVLQQLSEEELRDGLMLSTVALVVLPLTPDQFLGPYGVLNPRTICNLVVLLMTVGALGHIAMRLMGPRYGLPLSAIASGFASSSATIALLAHRVRQQGSAARPIAGAAVLSNLASITQFALVLGIVERRLLEPFWSSIGFGAVVTLVYGVFLLAPWRSAHAGSAAHPGDGAFNLWTALAITAAITGIALFSAFLLQHLGHNGVSIAAFVSGLADAHAAIASIASLVVAGRLSAHDLVIPGLLALTGNTLTKCVLALSNGGLSFSRYLIPGQLLILAAMWLGVLL; the protein is encoded by the coding sequence ATGCTCGACGCCGTAAATGTCGGCCATGGCGCCGTGGCGTTGGGCATCGGCATGTTGGTGGGGCTTGAACGCGAGCGCAAGAAAGGCCGTAACGAAGACCACGCTGCCGCCGGCCTGAGGACCTTCGCCATCACCGCGTTGCTGGGCTTCGTCAGCATGTTTCTGGCAGGCGCGCTGCTGGTCGCGGTGGCGAGCCTGGGCCTGGTACTCATGCTCTGCATGCACTATCGCAAACATGCCGACAAGGACCCTGAAGTTACCAGCGAAATTGCCCTGCTGCTGGTGCTGACACTGGGCGCGTTGAGCCTGAGCGAACCCGAACTGGCCGCCGCTGCAGGCGTGGTATTGACCGTGCTGTTGGCGCTGCGGCGCGAACTGCATCATTTCGTGCTGCAACAACTGAGCGAGGAGGAGCTGCGCGATGGCTTGATGCTGTCGACCGTGGCATTGGTGGTGCTGCCGCTGACGCCGGACCAGTTTCTGGGCCCGTACGGCGTGCTCAACCCACGCACAATTTGTAACCTGGTGGTTTTGCTGATGACCGTGGGTGCACTAGGGCACATAGCCATGCGCCTGATGGGGCCTCGGTACGGCCTGCCCCTGAGTGCGATCGCGTCGGGCTTTGCCTCGAGCTCGGCCACCATCGCCCTGCTCGCACATCGCGTGCGCCAGCAAGGCAGCGCTGCCAGGCCAATTGCCGGGGCTGCCGTGCTGTCCAACCTCGCCAGCATCACACAATTTGCCTTGGTCCTGGGGATCGTCGAGCGTCGCTTGCTCGAGCCTTTCTGGTCATCGATTGGCTTCGGTGCAGTGGTCACCCTGGTTTATGGCGTGTTTCTGCTTGCGCCTTGGCGTTCGGCTCATGCCGGGTCGGCGGCGCATCCGGGGGATGGCGCGTTCAATCTGTGGACCGCGCTGGCCATCACCGCTGCCATAACCGGGATTGCATTGTTCTCGGCATTTCTGCTTCAGCATCTGGGCCACAACGGCGTCAGTATCGCGGCCTTCGTCAGCGGTTTGGCCGATGCCCATGCGGCCATTGCCTCGATCGCCTCGCTGGTCGTTGCCGGCAGGCTCAGTGCGCATGACCTGGTGATACCGGGCTTACTCGCATTGACCGGCAACACGTTGACCAAATGTGTTCTAGCCCTGAGCAATGGCGGTTTGAGCTTTTCGCGATACCTCATTCCCGGCCAGCTGCTCATCCTTGCGGCAATGTGGTTGGGGGTACTCTTATAA
- a CDS encoding GNAT family N-acetyltransferase, whose product MAPVESSRQSSTPSFPTPSGEHWIEALDNGTHVLIRPLQAKDRQREKAFIERLSPESRHFRFLCQLREPGEAMLDQLMKVDQDQQAAFVALAHVDGELQEVGICRYAACTGKKDECECAVTVLDSWQHHGLGRLLLKHLIDWARAKGFRQMYSIDAVGNQAMRDLAKAAGFTTTTDPDDPSQVIHRLALN is encoded by the coding sequence CCTCCGGCGAGCATTGGATCGAAGCCCTCGATAATGGCACTCACGTACTGATCAGGCCGCTCCAAGCCAAGGACCGACAACGCGAAAAGGCCTTCATCGAACGGCTGTCGCCAGAGTCGCGGCATTTTCGATTTCTGTGCCAGCTTAGGGAACCGGGTGAGGCGATGCTTGACCAGTTGATGAAGGTCGACCAAGACCAGCAGGCTGCCTTCGTCGCCCTTGCCCACGTGGATGGTGAATTGCAGGAGGTGGGTATTTGCCGCTACGCAGCTTGCACCGGCAAGAAGGATGAGTGTGAATGTGCCGTTACAGTACTGGACAGCTGGCAGCACCACGGCCTGGGGCGCCTGTTGCTCAAGCACCTCATCGACTGGGCTCGGGCCAAGGGCTTTCGGCAGATGTATTCGATCGATGCGGTGGGCAACCAAGCCATGCGTGACCTGGCCAAGGCGGCAGGGTTTACCACAACCACTGACCCGGATGACCCCAGCCAAGTCATCCATCGGCTCGCCCTGAACTGA
- a CDS encoding GNAT family N-acetyltransferase gives MNGQQPAQPQTCEHWVENLEDGSAVLIRPLREEDHERDKRFLSTIAYESRRFRFIAGLSGGLPSLDTHCMPVDYHQRMAYVALVHVDGKLQQVGVSRYAGIPGSQRCECAVAVSEDWQRKGLGRRLMQHLIAAARRNDFQCMVSRDLANNYAMHRLLKALGFSSRYLGGDVSEILHELDLRP, from the coding sequence ATGAACGGGCAGCAACCAGCACAGCCACAGACGTGTGAACACTGGGTGGAAAACCTTGAGGACGGTTCGGCGGTGCTGATCCGCCCGCTGCGTGAGGAGGACCACGAAAGGGACAAGCGCTTTCTGAGCACAATCGCCTATGAATCGCGGCGCTTTCGCTTCATCGCCGGGCTCAGCGGCGGCTTGCCTAGCTTGGACACGCACTGCATGCCCGTCGATTATCACCAGCGCATGGCCTATGTCGCATTGGTTCATGTAGACGGTAAATTGCAACAGGTCGGCGTCAGCCGTTATGCCGGCATACCGGGCAGCCAACGTTGCGAATGTGCCGTGGCGGTCAGCGAAGACTGGCAGCGCAAGGGGTTGGGCAGGCGCCTGATGCAACACTTGATCGCAGCAGCACGACGCAATGACTTTCAGTGCATGGTCTCCAGGGACCTGGCGAACAACTATGCCATGCACCGGCTGCTCAAGGCACTGGGCTTCAGCTCACGCTACTTGGGTGGGGACGTCAGCGAGATCCTCCACGAACTTGACCTGCGCCCTTGA
- a CDS encoding universal stress protein, which yields MGQYRQLLVLLTEVDPHSAALRRGLALAHVSGASVHVLGLFEPSEEHLLREERLNEADIKRQYEHYRRRLAELVERHRSSHLTLTVDSLNADDIRSQAIDYISELQPEMVIKDSETASALVRLFGTPLDCALMRGFKGITQFVPAAASSLPQRILVAVDTAFSETPAVQQRFNRGLVAAARALALQCDAQLHLLSAYNLAGVFASDMSVTQAWIDEMREALQEPFDALADAEGVALDRRHFMEGGPVQVIREQVAALDIDAVVMGVVQPKGLDKLLGDTTERIVSRPPCSVLAVHPEVAETWEPSPFN from the coding sequence ATGGGGCAATATCGACAACTGCTGGTGCTGCTCACCGAGGTCGATCCGCATTCAGCCGCGCTGCGCAGGGGCCTTGCCTTGGCGCATGTCAGCGGCGCCAGCGTGCATGTGCTGGGGTTGTTCGAGCCGAGCGAGGAGCACCTGCTACGCGAAGAGCGGCTGAACGAGGCCGATATCAAGCGCCAGTACGAGCACTACCGTAGGCGCCTGGCGGAACTGGTTGAGCGGCACCGCAGCAGCCACCTGACGCTGACGGTCGACAGCCTGAACGCAGACGATATCCGCAGCCAGGCGATCGATTACATCAGCGAACTGCAGCCCGAGATGGTCATCAAGGACAGCGAAACCGCGTCGGCCCTTGTGCGGCTGTTCGGCACCCCGTTGGACTGTGCGCTAATGCGAGGTTTCAAGGGCATTACCCAGTTCGTGCCAGCGGCGGCCAGTTCATTGCCGCAACGTATTCTGGTGGCGGTGGATACGGCTTTTAGCGAGACACCGGCCGTCCAGCAACGCTTCAATCGGGGGCTCGTGGCTGCCGCGCGAGCACTGGCATTGCAGTGCGATGCGCAGTTGCACCTGCTTTCGGCCTACAACCTTGCCGGGGTATTTGCCTCGGACATGAGTGTCACCCAGGCATGGATCGATGAGATGCGCGAGGCACTGCAAGAGCCCTTCGACGCACTGGCCGATGCCGAAGGGGTCGCGCTGGACCGCCGACACTTCATGGAGGGCGGCCCGGTACAGGTGATTCGCGAACAGGTGGCGGCACTGGACATTGACGCGGTGGTGATGGGCGTCGTGCAGCCCAAGGGCCTGGATAAGCTGTTGGGCGACACCACTGAACGTATTGTCAGCCGCCCGCCATGCAGCGTGCTCGCGGTTCACCCTGAGGTGGCCGAAACCTGGGAGCCATCGCCATTTAACTGA
- a CDS encoding MBL fold metallo-hydrolase RNA specificity domain-containing protein, whose protein sequence is MTFLGGTGTVTGSKFLLTRDSTRILVDCGLFQGFKQLRLRNWEPPSPALRALDAVVLTHAHLDHSGYLPVLAREGYSGPIYATPATCALAEILLLDSARLQEEQAEHANRHGYSKHTPARPLYTEDDAKRALALFRPVELHHATPIAEGMELLLRTAGHILGAATVQISAEGQTLLFSGDLGRPQDPIMRAPELVRTADVLLVESTYGDRQHPAESTEHYLAKVINETLLRHGITLVPSFAVGRAQLLLYYLYKLKRDRLIPDIPVYLNSPMATDATTLYQQFRREHRLTATECAAMCQGAHIIRTVDESRHLDQLREPAVIIAASGMATGGRVLHHLKALAPNPRNSILFSGFQAGGTRGADIVAGAHSVRLQGEDVPIRAQVHTLETLSAHADADEIMEWLRGFTRPPRQTYVIHGEPHAADTLRRRISLELGWQVYVPEYQQTVAIDPVR, encoded by the coding sequence CTGACCTTTCTGGGCGGCACTGGCACCGTGACCGGCAGCAAATTCCTGTTGACCCGCGACAGTACGCGGATACTGGTCGACTGTGGGCTGTTCCAAGGTTTCAAACAACTGCGCCTGCGCAATTGGGAGCCGCCTTCACCGGCGTTGCGCGCGCTCGATGCCGTGGTGTTGACCCACGCCCACCTTGACCACAGCGGCTATCTACCGGTACTGGCCCGGGAAGGCTACAGCGGGCCGATTTACGCCACACCTGCGACGTGTGCGCTGGCGGAAATCCTGTTGCTCGACAGTGCCCGATTGCAGGAAGAGCAGGCTGAACATGCCAATCGCCACGGTTATTCCAAGCACACGCCGGCACGACCGCTGTATACCGAGGACGACGCGAAACGGGCCCTGGCACTGTTTCGCCCGGTGGAGTTGCATCATGCAACGCCGATCGCCGAGGGCATGGAGCTGCTGTTGCGTACCGCCGGGCATATTCTGGGCGCGGCGACGGTGCAGATCAGCGCAGAGGGGCAGACCTTGCTGTTCTCGGGCGATTTAGGCCGCCCGCAAGACCCCATCATGCGTGCGCCAGAACTGGTCAGGACGGCCGATGTGCTGTTAGTGGAGTCCACCTACGGTGATCGCCAGCACCCTGCTGAATCAACCGAGCATTACCTGGCCAAGGTCATCAATGAGACGCTTCTGCGCCATGGCATCACGCTAGTACCGTCGTTCGCCGTGGGCCGTGCCCAACTGCTGCTGTACTACCTGTACAAACTCAAGCGCGACAGGTTGATCCCGGACATCCCGGTTTACCTCAATAGCCCGATGGCCACCGATGCTACAACACTGTACCAGCAGTTCAGGCGCGAGCATCGGCTGACTGCGACGGAGTGCGCCGCCATGTGCCAGGGCGCCCACATTATCCGCACGGTCGATGAGTCTCGGCATCTGGACCAGCTGCGCGAGCCGGCGGTGATCATCGCCGCCAGCGGCATGGCGACCGGCGGGCGGGTGCTGCACCATCTCAAGGCGCTGGCACCCAACCCACGCAACAGCATCCTTTTTTCCGGCTTTCAGGCCGGTGGTACGCGCGGTGCCGATATCGTCGCCGGTGCTCACAGCGTGCGCCTGCAGGGCGAGGACGTACCGATTCGGGCGCAGGTGCACACCCTGGAGACCCTCTCCGCGCATGCCGACGCCGATGAAATCATGGAATGGTTGCGTGGGTTCACCCGGCCACCCCGTCAGACCTACGTCATTCATGGTGAGCCGCACGCGGCCGACACCTTGCGACGGCGGATCAGCCTTGAGCTGGGCTGGCAGGTATACGTGCCGGAGTATCAGCAAACCGTTGCCATCGACCCAGTGCGCTAG
- the paaX gene encoding phenylacetic acid degradation operon negative regulatory protein PaaX yields MSTLAPLNNLITRFQEQTPIRASSLIITLYGDAIEPHGGTVWLGSLINLLEPIGINERLIRTSIFRLTKEGWLTAEKVGRRSYYSLTGTGRRRFEKAFKRVYSPSQPAWDGAWTLVLLSQLEAGKRKALREELEWQGFGAMAPNLLGCPRADRADLAATLRDLEASDDSIVFETHTQEVLASKAMRAQVRESWRIDELGAQYSEFIQLFRPLWHGLKEQQQLDAQDCFLARTLLIHEYRRLLLRDPQLPDELLPGDWEGRAARQLCRNLYRLVCAKAEEWLNTALETADGPLPDVNEGFYKRFGGLA; encoded by the coding sequence ATGAGCACTCTCGCCCCACTGAACAACCTGATTACCCGCTTCCAGGAACAGACGCCGATTCGAGCCAGTTCGTTGATCATCACCTTGTATGGCGATGCCATCGAGCCGCACGGCGGAACCGTCTGGCTGGGCAGCTTGATCAACCTGCTGGAGCCGATCGGCATCAATGAGCGGCTGATCCGCACGTCGATCTTTCGCCTCACCAAGGAAGGCTGGCTCACCGCCGAAAAGGTTGGCCGACGCAGTTACTACAGCCTGACCGGTACTGGCCGTCGGCGGTTCGAGAAGGCCTTCAAACGGGTCTACAGCCCTAGCCAGCCCGCTTGGGACGGTGCCTGGACGCTGGTATTGCTGTCGCAACTGGAGGCCGGCAAGCGCAAGGCGTTGCGTGAGGAGCTGGAGTGGCAGGGGTTTGGTGCCATGGCGCCGAACCTGCTGGGCTGCCCACGGGCAGATCGCGCCGACCTGGCCGCCACCCTGCGCGACCTGGAAGCCAGCGACGACAGCATCGTCTTTGAAACCCACACCCAGGAGGTGCTGGCATCCAAGGCCATGCGCGCCCAGGTGCGGGAAAGCTGGCGTATCGACGAGCTGGGGGCGCAATACAGCGAGTTCATTCAGCTGTTCAGGCCGCTATGGCATGGTTTGAAGGAGCAGCAACAACTCGATGCGCAGGATTGCTTCCTGGCACGTACGCTACTTATTCATGAGTACCGCCGGCTGTTGCTGCGCGACCCACAACTGCCGGACGAGCTGCTGCCAGGGGATTGGGAGGGAAGGGCTGCGCGACAGCTGTGCCGCAACCTTTATCGCCTGGTGTGTGCCAAGGCGGAAGAATGGCTGAATACCGCGTTGGAGACGGCGGATGGGCCTTTACCGGATGTGAACGAGGGCTTCTACAAGCGTTTTGGTGGCCTTGCCTGA
- a CDS encoding universal stress protein, protein METAQRLLMIASPLMRRTPVYDRAAALAKAKGMALHILAFDYLEGLATAGLVNDQALAVMREGYVQQHREWLESQALSMRRSGVTVTTEVVWVQQPLNEILVHLREQPFAMLIKAFEHEPWWMRAMFTSLDIQLLRETRIPLHLVHKASHALPRRILAAVDLSRPEDQYEGFNDQIISEALKLALQCNAQIELLYAYDLGSMYLDAGGSREHSFLFESNLAQTLHEAQSAAFQALAERNGIAAEHRHMRIGDPAKALGVFMENNDIDVLVMGSYHHHGIGWFIGSTAERVMHRLYSSVLVISPEHSQG, encoded by the coding sequence ATGGAAACTGCGCAAAGACTGCTGATGATCGCGTCCCCCCTGATGCGCCGAACCCCGGTCTATGACCGTGCCGCGGCGCTGGCCAAAGCCAAGGGCATGGCGCTGCATATTCTGGCCTTCGACTATTTGGAAGGGCTTGCCACGGCGGGGTTGGTCAACGACCAGGCACTGGCGGTGATGCGCGAGGGTTATGTGCAGCAGCACCGTGAATGGCTGGAAAGCCAGGCGTTGTCGATGCGGCGCAGTGGTGTCACGGTCACTACCGAAGTGGTGTGGGTGCAGCAACCTTTGAATGAGATCCTGGTGCATTTGCGCGAGCAACCGTTCGCCATGCTGATCAAGGCGTTCGAGCATGAGCCGTGGTGGATGCGCGCCATGTTCACCTCGCTCGATATCCAGTTGCTGCGTGAAACACGAATCCCCTTGCACCTGGTGCACAAGGCCAGCCATGCATTGCCCCGCAGGATTCTTGCGGCCGTGGACCTGTCCAGGCCTGAAGATCAATATGAAGGGTTCAACGACCAGATCATCAGCGAAGCGCTGAAACTGGCATTGCAGTGCAATGCCCAGATCGAATTGTTATACGCCTACGACCTGGGCTCCATGTACCTGGATGCCGGCGGCAGCCGGGAGCATTCGTTTTTGTTCGAGTCGAACCTGGCCCAGACGCTTCACGAAGCCCAAAGCGCTGCGTTCCAAGCGCTTGCCGAACGCAATGGCATCGCCGCCGAACACCGGCACATGCGCATAGGCGACCCGGCCAAAGCGCTGGGAGTGTTCATGGAGAACAATGATATCGATGTGTTGGTCATGGGCAGTTATCACCACCATGGCATCGGTTGGTTCATCGGCAGTACTGCGGAGCGGGTGATGCATCGGTTGTACAGCAGCGTGCTGGTGATTTCCCCGGAGCATTCCCAAGGCTAA
- a CDS encoding helix-turn-helix domain-containing protein, whose protein sequence is MSGQLKVTLLDPPDTSHTANPIHLKPLATLCRACRVRGLCLPTGLPIHENSCLGALIGPRMRIRKGSALFNANDPLTTLYAVHCGSFKTSLNTAEGQGVVINFWMPGDVLGLDAIATEHHVCDAIALEDSEVCPVPYHRLQALARDFPVLQQSLNRLMSREIVREHQRVLMLCNLTAEQRLASFLVGLSRRFVSRGYSAHGFMLRMSREDMASYLGLRLETVCRSVARLRALGIVNLHGRLVAILDMPALIALEQGGGEYEDRVALKAPCSTP, encoded by the coding sequence ATGTCAGGCCAACTTAAGGTCACGCTGCTCGACCCGCCGGATACCTCGCACACGGCAAACCCTATCCACTTAAAACCTCTGGCGACACTGTGTAGGGCGTGCCGCGTCAGAGGCCTGTGCCTACCCACTGGCCTGCCCATTCACGAAAATAGCTGCCTGGGCGCGTTGATAGGCCCACGTATGCGTATTCGCAAGGGTTCAGCGCTGTTCAATGCCAACGATCCGCTGACCACGCTCTATGCCGTGCATTGCGGTAGTTTCAAGACCAGCTTGAACACCGCCGAGGGGCAAGGCGTGGTGATCAACTTCTGGATGCCGGGTGACGTACTCGGCCTTGATGCCATTGCCACCGAGCACCATGTTTGCGACGCCATTGCCCTGGAAGACAGCGAAGTCTGCCCGGTGCCCTATCACCGCTTGCAAGCCCTGGCACGCGACTTTCCGGTCCTGCAACAAAGCCTGAATCGCTTGATGAGCCGGGAGATCGTGCGGGAACACCAGCGCGTGCTGATGTTATGCAACCTTACCGCCGAGCAGCGGTTGGCCAGCTTCCTGGTGGGGCTGTCCAGGCGCTTCGTCAGTCGCGGCTACTCTGCCCATGGTTTCATGTTGCGCATGTCCCGCGAAGACATGGCCTCGTACTTGGGGTTACGTCTGGAAACCGTATGCCGATCAGTCGCACGCCTACGGGCGCTGGGTATCGTCAACCTGCATGGCAGGCTGGTAGCAATTCTCGACATGCCTGCCCTGATAGCCCTCGAACAGGGCGGCGGTGAATACGAAGACAGGGTCGCCTTGAAAGCGCCATGCTCGACGCCGTAA